GAGAAGCACGCCGACGCCTACCGGCGCATCTTCTCGCGCTGCGGCATCGAGACCATTCCCGTCGAGGCCTCGTCGGGCGCGATGGGCGGGAGTCAGTCGGTCGAGTTCATGGCGGTGTGCGACGCCGGCGAGGACTGGATCGTGGTGTGTCCGGGCTGCGGCTACGCGGCGAACCTGGAGAAGGCCAAGTCGGTCGCCCCGCCGGTCAGCGACCCGCCGACCGCGGGCACGGTCGAGAAGTTCCCCACCCCCGGCGTGCGCACGATCGAAGACCTGACTCGCTTCCAGGGCGGCGCGGCGGCGGAGCGCCAGATCAAGACACTGGTGTACGTGGTCGCCGAGGAGCCGGTGCTCTTGCTCCTGCGCGGCGACCACGAGCTGAACGAGGTGAAGCTCGCCGAGCTGTTCCCCGGCAAGCCCACGCGCCCTGCGCACCCCGAGGAGTGCCGCGCGGCGCTGGGCGCGCTGCCGGGCAGCCTGGGCGCGGTGGGAGTGACTCGCCTGCGCGTGTTCGCCGACGAGGCGCTGCGCGGCCGGCGCGAGATGACCACCGGCGCGAACGAGAACGACTTCCACCTGCGCCACGTCGACGTCGCGCGCGACCTCGCGCAAGCCAGCTGGGCCGACCTGCGCAACGCGCGCGCAGGCGACGCCTGCGTGAATTGCAACAAGTCACTCGAGCTGAAGAAGACCATCGAGATGGGTCACATCTTCAAGCTCGGCCTGTACTACACCGAGCCCATGGGCGCGCGCGTGCTCACCGCGGAAGGCAAGGAGGTGCCGATCGTGATGGGCTCGTACGGCATCGGCATCGAGCGCATCATGGCGGCCGCGATCGAGGCCCACCACGACCAGAACGGGATCGTGTGGCCGATCTCGATCGCGCCCTTCCACGTGGTGGTCGCGACCGTGAAGGCCTCCGACCCCGAGCAGCGCGAGAAGTCCGAGCGGCTCTACGCGGAGCTCGGGGCCGCGGGCCTCGACGTGCTGCTCGACGACCGCGACGAGCGCCCGGGCGTGAAGTTCAAGGACGCCGACCTGATCGGCATTCCGTTCCGCGTGGTGCTCGGCCCGCGCGCGCTGGCCAAGGGCTGCGTCGAGCTCGTGGTGCGCGCCGGCGGCCAGACTCTCGAGCTGCCGCTCGAGCAGGTGACCGCCGAGCTCGGACGCCGGATCCAGAAGTGACTGCGCCGCTCACGGCGCTGGCTGACG
This genomic window from Myxococcota bacterium contains:
- a CDS encoding proline--tRNA ligase; its protein translation is MRWSQMFIPTLRDDPADAEATSHRLMLRAGLIRQLGAGIYSKLPLAERVARRVEAIVREEMARIGAQEFRLPMLHPAEPWKESGRWSSVKEELFRLKDRKQGDMALALTAEEIFTTIARDELRSYRQLPQIWYQIGDKFRDEPRPKSGVLRGREFTMKDSYSFDVDAAGLDVSFEKHADAYRRIFSRCGIETIPVEASSGAMGGSQSVEFMAVCDAGEDWIVVCPGCGYAANLEKAKSVAPPVSDPPTAGTVEKFPTPGVRTIEDLTRFQGGAAAERQIKTLVYVVAEEPVLLLLRGDHELNEVKLAELFPGKPTRPAHPEECRAALGALPGSLGAVGVTRLRVFADEALRGRREMTTGANENDFHLRHVDVARDLAQASWADLRNARAGDACVNCNKSLELKKTIEMGHIFKLGLYYTEPMGARVLTAEGKEVPIVMGSYGIGIERIMAAAIEAHHDQNGIVWPISIAPFHVVVATVKASDPEQREKSERLYAELGAAGLDVLLDDRDERPGVKFKDADLIGIPFRVVLGPRALAKGCVELVVRAGGQTLELPLEQVTAELGRRIQK